AACACCGGTGAACCCGCCATCTACGCTTGCTGCTTTGTAGTGGAGACGTCCACGTCTTCCGGCCAGCCAACGGAAGGCGGCGAAGAATGGCAAGCTGGCCACGAATCCGACGCAATAGGCACCAATGAACATTTCCAATGCTGTTGTCCGGATTTCCCAGTCCATCTGTGAAACTTCGACCGGGACCGGATTTTGCAGATTTTGAACCAACGTCATAAGCGCCAAAAGAATCGCGACGGGCAGAATTGCCACAGAGTACCCGACCGCGATTGATGTGAATGGGCGCGCCATGCTTTGGATTATACCCCTGTCGCCGGAATGCCGGACCGCTGTACGGGTCGTGGTGCAGTTAGGTCTTTCCAGGATGACAGCGCCCGATTGACTGGCGTGTTGGCTTCGCGTTGTACGAATTTGCCGTGGCCTTCTTGTGTGCGGACTTCGCCGTCGTGGATCGCGACGTGGCCGCGTGTGAGGGTGAAGCGCGGCAGGCCTTTGACTTCTTTCCCTTCGAAGACGTTGTAATCGATTGCCGATTGCTGGCTGCCTGCAGTGATTGTCTTGGATTTCTCCGGGTCCCAAACCACGATATCCGCGTCTGCCCCGACCAAAATAGCACCCTTTTTCGGGTAGCAGTTCAGGATTTTCGCGATGTTCGTCGACGTCACCGCCACGAATTCGTTCATCGTCAGGCGACCCGTTGCGACACCATGGGTCCAGAGCATCGGCAAGCGGTCCTCAAGACCACCTGTGCCGTTAGGGATCTTTGTGAAGTCGCCCACGCCGAAGCGTTTTTGTTCGGTTGAGAACGCACAGTGGTCTGTCGCCACGACGGACAGCGTGCCGGACTGAAGGCCCGCCCACAGACTGTCTTGGTGCTGTTTATTGCGGAAAGGTGGGGACATGACGCGACGGGCGGCGTGATCCCAGTCTTTGTTGAAGTATTCTGACTCATCAAGCGTCAGGTGCTGGATCAGCGGTTCGCCCCAGACGCGTTTGCCCTGCATTTTCGCACGGCGGATCGCCTCGTGGGCCTCTTCGCAGGACGTGTGCACGACGTACAAAGGTACGCCCGCCATATCGGCGATCATGATCGCGCGGTTGGTGGCTTCGCCTTCAACTTGGGTCGGGCGGGAATAGGCGTGCGCCTCTGGTCCTGTGTTGCCTTCGGCGAGCAGTTTCGCGGACAGTTCCGCCACCACATCCCCGTTTTCGGCGTGTACCATCGCAATGCCGCCAAGGTCAGCGAGGCGGTTGAAGGATGAGAAGAGTTCATCATCATTCACCATCAACGCGCCTTTATAGGCGAGGAAGTGTTTGAACGTGTTGATCCCGCGATCCTTGATCACGGTTTCCATGTCGTTGAAGACCTGTTCGCCCCACCATGTCACGGCCATGTGGAAGGAATAGTCGCAGTTCGCACGGGTCGATTTGTTGTCCCACCGCTTGATCGCATCCATCAACCCTTCGCCTTGGTTCGGCAGGCAGAAATCGACGACCATTGTGGTGCCGCCAGCAAGACCAGCACGGGTGCCGCTTTCAAAGTCATCGGTGGAATAGGTCCCCATGAACGGCATCTCTAGGTGCACATGGGGGTCGATGCCACCGGGCATGACGTAGCAGCCGGTGGCATCAAGTTGTTCGTCACCTGACAGGTTCGGCCCAATTTCAATAATCGTTCCATTTTCAATCAGCACGTCTGCCTTGTAGGTCAGATCAGCTGTGACAACGGTGCCGTTTTTTATCACTTTGGTGGTCATTGGGGGTCTCCTGCAGTCAGAATGCGTTAAGCGGGTGGCGCAGCAGCAGCGGCAGCTGCGGTTGCTGTCGGACAAACCGGGTTCACGCCGTCAAAGGACACGGGCCGGATGTCGTCGCCGAAGCGGTAGAAATAACAGCCATCTTGGACTTTCACGGCAGAGGCCGGGATTTCAGGTGGCAGCGCTGCAGTTACTTCGGCCGGGAATGGTTGGGTTGCTGCAACAATCGGGCCGGGTTCAACTGGTTCTGGTTGGCCTACCGGGATCACGACAGGGCCGGAACAGGCGGACGCAAAGGTGGCAAGTGTCAGGGCGGCAAGTGTTTTGTGTGTGATGGAAAACATGGAAGTCACTTTCTGAAATTATGCGTTGCATTGAACAGCGGCGTCGGGCGCCGCTGTTGTTTCGATCAGGATAAGCCTGTCGAACGATGGGTAATAATAGCAGCCGTCGCGTTGAAGGACGCTGAAGGCAGAAACATCGTCAGGCAGGGATTGTTCGACCGTTAGCGGTACAATCCCGTCCGTTTGAACAAACCCCTGTGCGGGCAATGGACGCTGGCACGCAGCCAACGTCCCGAGGGCGGTTATGATCACCCCCGCGTGCATCAGGTCGCAGCAGGCAGCGTCGCGGCTGTCGTTTCGATCTGATCTGGCGCGATCACGCCTTCGTTGCAGACCCAGTTGCCAGCGGCATCACGCAAAGGCCTGCCAGTGCGCGGTTCACCCGCTTCGATCCCAACAGCCCAACATCCGTTCGCAGCTTCGAACACAAAATCACGCGGCATGCCGTCAGGCATTGCGGCCTGCACTTGTGGTGGCAAAGGCGGCGGTGGCGGCGGAATTGGCACACCATTTTCATCAACAGGACCGGGGGTCAGATCTGCACAGGCCGCAACCAGCGGCAGTACAAGGAGTGGGATCAGACGTTTCATTAACTTCTCACTTATTCTTGGTCATCATCTTATAAGACTGGGTCTTGGGTTACTGGGCGTAGTGGTGCCACACATTAACCATCAGTGACCAGCCCTTCGACATGACCACGCCCCATTCAACCGACGATCACTGCCGTTTCGACAACTGCGTGGAACAAAACATCCGTGCCAGCGGTGGCCCATTCTTGGCTGATTTCTTCCGCTTCGTTATGCGATAGGCCGTCCACGCAGGGGCACATCACCATCGCCGTCGGGAACATCCGGTTGATCCAACATGCGTCGTGCCCAGCGCCCGAGATCAGGTTCATATGGGAATACCCCAACCGTTCAGCGGCGTTGCGCACCGCTGTCACGCAGGTTTCGTCAAAGGTGACCGGATCAAAACCACCAACCTTTTCGAATTCAATCGACATGCCCATTGCGTCGACGATGGCCTGCGCTTCGGTCTTTAGCCGTGCTTCCATATCTTGTATCACGGAAAGTTCTGGCGACCGGAAATCAATCGTAAAGACTGCTTTACCCGGAATCACGTTGCGCGAATTGGGGTACACGTCGATGTGGCCAGCAGCACCCACTGCATGAGGCGCGTGTGACAGCGCGATTTCCTCAACTTTTTCAAGCACACGCGCCATCGCTAGACCCGCGTTTTTGCGCATTGGCATGGGGGTTGAACCCGTGTGGCTTTCTTTGCCGGTGATCGTGACTTGGGTCCAAGACAGACCTTGGCCGTGCGTGACGACGCCGATTTGTTTACCTTCGGCTTCTAGGATCGGTCCCTGTTCGATGTGCAATTCAAAGAACGCATGCATTTTGCGTTCGCCGACGGGTTCGTCCCCTTTCCAACCAATCCGTGCGAGTTCTTCGCCGAATTTCTTACCTTCCGCATCTTCGCGTTCGTAGGCCCATTCTTGGGTATGCATACCCGCGAAAACACCGGACGCGAGCATGGCAGGCGCAAAACGTGTGCCTTCTTCATTCGTCCAGTTGGTCACAACGATCGGGTGTTTCGTCTTGATATCCAGATCATTCATCGTGCGGATCACTTCGAGACCGCTGAGCACGCCAAGCACACCGTCGTATTTGCCGCCTGTCGGTTGTGTATCAAGGTGCGACCCGACGTAGACTGGCAGCGCATCGGGATCAGTGCCTTCGCGACGGGCGAACATGTTGCCCATCGTGTCGACACCCATCGTGCAGCCCGCGGCAGTGCACCAATCTTGGAAAAGATGCCGCCCTTCGCTGTCTTCGTCCGTGACAGTCTGGCGGTTATTCCCGCCTGCAATGCCAGGGCCGATTTTTGCCATCTCCATCAGCGTGTCCCACAAACGAGATCCGTTCACTTTGAGATTTTCACCTGGTGCTGGCATGGCGACCCCCGTCTACTGCTTGCTTATTTGACCATCTGGTCAAAGACACGCTAACAGAGGGCAAGACTCAGTCAAGCTTTCTGCCGCCTACCTTCGTTATTCCTAAAAAAAGTGCGCCACTGGCGTAGAAATTGCTTCCCTCGCTTCCTTTTTGTGCAAAGTGTAACTCATGCCTAAGTCAGCCACCCGTATTCAGCAAAAAAACCAAGCCGCTATCATGGCCGCTGGGTTGGAAGTTTTTTCCCAGTTTGGCTTTCGCGGATCGACGTTAGATCAGGTCGCGGACGCTGCCGGACTGTCGAAACCGAACCTGCTGTATTATTTCCCATCAAAAGATGCGATCTACAGCGCGCTGCTATCGCGACTGCTGGAAAACTGGCTGGAACCCCTGCACCAGATGGATGACAACGGCGATCCCGTTGAAGAAATTCTGGCCTACGCGAACCGCAAACTGGCCATGAGCCGCGATTTCCCCCGTGAAAGCCGCCTGTTCGCCAATGAAATTCTGCAAGGTGCGCCACGGATCAAAGATGTTTTGGCTGGTGAGCTGCGTGAGCTTGTCGAAGCCAAAGCAACAGTCATTGAAGGCTGGATCGCCGATGGCAAAATTAGACCTGTCGATCCCGTTCATCTGATCTTTTCGATCTGGTCACTGACCCAGCATTACGCGGATTTTGATGTGCAGGTCCGATCCATTTTGGGCGACACAGATCCGTTTGTATCTGCGGAATCCCATTTGGATGATGTTTTCCGCCGACTTTTGGCCGTCTAACCGGACATCGGAACATTTCAAAACCTATGCGGTTATGCCGCCAAAGGAGATTGAAATGACCCATAAATTAGTCCTGCAAGAGATCACTCCGGTGACGCACGATACATACCAGTTGATGTTTGGACGTCCGAAGAATTTCACATTCGCACCCGGACAGGCCGCTGAGCTGGCGTTTCAAAAAGACGGGATCAAGGATGAAGGACGCCCGTTCACGATGGTGTCGCAACCCGATGAATCCAGCCTGAGCTTTGTGATCAAATCCTACCCCGATCATGACGGTGTGACCGAACATGTGCCTGATCTTGGCATCGGCGATATTGCGCAGGCTGACGGCCCGTTTGGCGCGATCCAAGACCATGGCGCTGGCGTTTTTCTGGCCGCAGGTGCCGGTGTAACACCGTTTATTGCAATCCTGAAAAAGCACGAACGCGAAGGGATTAAAGGCGACACGCTGATCTTTGCGAACAAGACCGACGACGACATTATCCTGAAGGAAACGTGGGAATCGCTGGCCGGTGTTGATCCGATTTTCTACATCTCGGATCAGGAGGATACGGCCTACACCAAAGGCAAGGTCGACCAAGCTGAGTTGGAAAAGCTGGTTACTGACAAGACCCAACCATTCTACATCTGCGGTCCGGGTGGTTTTGTGGATGCGATGCGCGATGCCTTGAAAGATATGGGCGTGGCTGACGACAAAATTATTACCGAAGACGGCTGGTAAACCCCCGCAAAAAGCCCGCAAAAATCGCTTGGCGGGCTTTTTCATTTATGAATTTCGCAGCGCGTCGATCAATTCGTCTTTGGTCATGTCTGACCGCCCGTCGATCTCTAGTTCTTGCGCCCGATCGTACAGATCATCTTTGGTCCAATCTTCGTAAGGCGGGGCTTTGCCACCTTTTTCCGATGGGTTTTGATCGTCGCTGGCTTGCGCATTCGCGATCCGAGCCGCTTTTTGTTTCGAGGCCCCGTCTTCGCGCAGGGCCTCGTATGTTTCGTCATCCTTGATGGACGGTCCGTGGTCTTTGGTCAACGTGGTCTCCTTTCGACAGAGCAACGACCAAAGCCATGGTTGGTTCCGCTATTCGGCGGCGACGGCACTCGGGTTATTCGGGTGCGTCGTCCAGTTGGCGTATTCTTTTTCGACAACTTTGCCCGTGCGCGGATCAACCTCGCCCGGTGTCATCGCGACCATTGTGATGCAGTTTTCAACCGGACAAACATCAACGCAAAGGTTACAGGCGACGCATTCTTCGTCAATGACGCTGAATGTCCGGTCTTCGGTCATTGCAATCGCTTGGTGTGATGTGTCTTCGCAGGCTGCGTAGCACCGACCGCACTTGATGCAGTCGTCTTGGCTGATTTGGGCTTTGGCGACGTAGTTCAGGTTCAGGTACTGCCAATCGGTGACGTTTGGCACAGCCATGCCGACGAAATCGGACGTGTTGGTGTAACCCTTTTCATCCATCCATTGGGACAGGCCGCTGATCATTTCCTCAACGATTTTAAAGCCGTAAGTCATCACAGCCGTACAAACCTGTACGTTGCCACAGCCCAACGCCATGTATTCCGCCGCATCACGCCATGTGGTGATACCGCCGATACCGGACATCGGCAGACCGTGCGTTTCAGGGTCGCGCGCGATCTCTGACACCATGGACATGGCGATTGGTTTTACGGCCGGACCGCAATAGCCGCCGTGTGTGCCTTTGCCGTCGATTGTTGGTTCTGGGGCCATCGCATCAAGATCGACAGAGGTGATCGAGTTAATCGTGTTGATCAAACTAACCGCATCCGCGCCACCGCGTTTCGCCGCAGCCGCTGGTTTGCGGATGTCGGTGATGTTCGGCGTCAGTTTCACGATGACCGGTTTGCTATAGTATTGCTTGCACCAGCGCGTCACCATTTCGATGTATTCAGGCACCTGACCCACAGCACTGCCCATACCGCGTTCGGCCATACCATGCGGACACCCGAAGTTCAGTTCGATCCCGTCAGCACCGCAGTCTTCGACCAGCGGCAAGATGGCTTTCCATGCTTCTTCTTCGCACGGCACCATGATGGACGCGATGATCACGCGGTCCGGATAGTCGGCTTTGACGCGTTTGATCTCTTCAAGGTTGGTGAACAGATCGCGGTCGGTGATCAATTCGATGTTATTGATCCCCAACACGGTCCGGTCTTTGCCGTAGATCACGCCGTAACGCGGACCGTTGACGTTCACGACCGGCGGGCCTTCGGACCCGAGTGTTTTCCAGACGACGCCGCCCCAGCCTGCTTCAAAAGCGCGGCGCACATTGTATTCTTTGTCAGTTGGTGGCGCGGAGGCCAGCCAGAATGGGTTCGGGCTTTTGATACCCAGAAATTCAGTTGTGAGATCAGCCATTGAGTAGCCTCCTTAACCGCAAGCGCCGAAACGCCCGATGGGCGCGCCGTCGATAAACGCATCATAGTTTTCGTTGTCCGCAGTGCGATGCATCCGCAGGACGATGTTTTGGTGGTCGGTTTCTTCCACCGTAATGGGATCGGTCGAGGCATCCAGCACGTAGACATTGCGACATGCCAATGACGCCTCGATGGAACGGGATTTGACCACCGGATCGGACAGGTAATCACACACCGTATGTTCGTTGAAACCGGCACTGGTTTCTTCGATGTAAATCACTTCGCTCGTGCCGCAGTGCGCGCCCAAGAACGGTGCAATGTCTGCCCACGCGGGAGAACAAACAGACATTGCGCCGATCAAGGTTGGCACCATCCGCATTAGGCGGCACCCATCAGTGTGGCGTGGATATCCATCGCGGCATCTCGCCCTTCGGCAACGGCAGTCACGGTCAAATCGTCACCACCCGCGGCACAATCGCCACCAGCCCATACCTTATCGTTGCTGGTTTTGCCCGTTTCAGAGACCGCGATTTTACGGCCGTCCAGCGCAAGCCCGCCGTCTGTGGTCAGGGTTTGACCAATGGCGCGGAACACTTGGTCGGCCTCAAGTTTCACGGTTTCGCCTGTGCCTTTCAGGCCGGACCCGTCGTCTTGCGTGTATTCCAGTTCGATGAATTCGACGTAGTTTTCATCATCCGCGTGCAAGGCTTTGGGCTGCACGTTGAACATCAGGTTGACGCCTTTCGATGCGGCGAGGTCCTGTTCGTAGGTGCTGGCACCCATGGCATCACGCCCGCGACGATAGGCAACTGTCACGTTCATCGCGCCCAACAGTTTCGATTGGACTGCCGCATCAATCGCGGTCATCCCGCCGCCGATCACCACAACGTTGCGCCCGACAGGCAGTTGGGACAGATCATCGGACTGCCGCAGATGGGCAATGAAGCGCACCGCGTCGAACACCTGATCCTGATCGTCACCCGGCACGCCAAGCGCATTCACACCGCCAAGACCCACGCCAAGGAAAACCGCGTCATGGTTTGCGACAAGTTCGTCCAGTTGGAAGCTTTCCCCCAAAATCTGGCCTTTGTGGAAGGTGATCCCACCAATGCCCATCAGCCATTCAACTTCTTTCGCGGCGAAGTTGTCCGTGGATTTGTAAGCAGCGATCCCGAATTCGTTCAGACCGCCTGCTTTGCCTTTGGAATCGAGCAGGTTTACTTCGTGACCCAGCATCGCAAGACGGTGTGCGCAGGCCAGGCCCGCAGGACCCGCGCCAAGCACGGCGACGCGTTTGCCAGTTGGTGCTGCGCGTTCGTAAGGATGACTGTTCTTGTCCATAAGCGTGTCAGTAGCGTAACGCTGCAAGCGACCGATTTCGACAGGCTTGCCTTCAGCAGCTTCGCGCACACAGGCCTGTTCGCACAGGTCTTCGGTCGGACAAACACGGGCGCACATGCCGCCCAGAATGTTCTGGTCAAAGATCGTTTGCGCCGCGGCCTCTGGCGTGCCTGTTGTGATCTGGCGAATGAACAACGGAATATCAATCGACGTTGGGCAGGCCGTCACGCATGGCGCGTCATAACAAAAATAACACCGGTCAGCCGCAACCGACGCTTCGTGCGGCGCGTATGGCGCGTGGAGGTCTTTAAAGTTCTCGGCGATTTCGTCGGCGGGCAAGCGGCCGACAGCAATACCGGGAGTCAATGGGGTGGCCATGGGCAACTCTCTGTCTATCCTGAATTGCGTTCAGCTTGGCACAGAAAATTTTTTTATCAAATGGTAAATTTTAGGCGAAATGAAAACAGAGCCTATGGCCGGGGGCACACACGGGTGCCTCCGGCGGGGGTTGTATTAGCGAATTGAAGGGGCGGTTGCGCCTAGAATTCGAAGGCGTCAGTCACAGTGCGTTTGCCCAAAGTGAAGGCATCCGCCACGTGCACCATTGGACGCAAATCAACATCCGAAGCATTTGATTTTACGAGATTACTCATCTGCGCATACAGCGCTGAATATTCTCCGACATCGCCAGTGTCTTGTTCCGTTCCATCGATCAAGAACCGCGTTCCACCGTCTTTGATTTCCGCCGTACCAGCAGTCGTTTCAACCGTGATATCCCAGCTTTGTGGACCAGTTTGACGCCAGTCAAATTCCCCGCTGACGTTGTCTGCCCATTGCATTTTTGCCGCAATAGGTGTGTCGCGATTGGATGGAAATTCCAAAGTTGCGTGTTTGAGCCGCATCTCGAAGGGTAGAATTTCGGTGATAATGGACAGCGCATTGATGCCCGGATCGAAGACGCCCATGCCCCCCGCCTCGAACACCCAGTCTTGGTTTGGGTGCCATTTGCGCACGTCTTCTTTCCAGTTGATATGCGCCGATGTGATGGTTTTGTCCGCCAACCACGCCTTCGCAGGCTGCACCGCTTTTGCCGCGCGGCTGTGCCATGTCGCAAACAGGCTGACGCCCTTTTCGGCGGCCATTTGTTGCAGCGCATGCACCTCTGCCAAGGTCGCGCCGGGTGGTTTTTCAAGCATCACGTGGCGGCCCGCAGCGATGGCTTTGGCTGCGAAATCAAAGCGCGGGACTGGCGGCAGACAAAGCGAAATCACGGGGATATCGGGCCGATCCGCCAGCATTTGGTCGAAGTCGGTGTAGGACGGCACGCCGTCCACGGTCCCCGCCCGACTGACTGTCGCAGCGAGGGTCCAGTCACCCGATGCATTGATTGCAGGCACATGTTGGTCGACCGCGATCTTGCCGATGCCGACGAGGCAGATATTGGTTCCCATCAGTGGCTCTCCCTTGCGACTTCATTTCCGCGGCACCCGACAAGGAAATCAAAATCCGCGCCTGTGTCCGCGCCCATGACTTTGTCATGGTACAGCTGCGCATAGCCGCCGTTTGGCGCCGGAACGCTCGGTTTCCACGCTGCCAAGCGCGACGCCAATTCGTCGTCGGAAATGTCGAGGTGCAGTGTGCGCCCTTCGACATCCAGTTCGATAAAGTCGCCCGATTGCACGACCGCTAATGGCCCGCCTGCGGCCGCTTCTGGTGCGGTGTGCAACACCACGGTCCCGAAGGCTGTGCCAGACATGCGCGCGTCGGACACGCGCACCATATCGCGGATACCCTTTTGCAGGACCTTCTTCGGCAGGATCATATCGCCGACCTCTGCCATGCCCGGATAGCCACGCGGCCCGCAGTTTTTCAGGACCATGACGCAGGTTTCATCAATGTCCAGGTCGTCGCTGTTTACCCGAGCTTTGTAGTCGTCGATGTCTTCAAACACGACGGCGCGGCCACGGTGTTTCATCAAGTGCGGGCTGGCGGCGGACGGTTTTAGCACCGCACCGTTTGGCGCAAGATTGCCGCGCAGCACGGCGATGCCCCCCGATGCGGTCAGTGCTTTTTCAACGGGCAGGATCACGTCGTCGTTCCAGTTGGTGACGTCTTTGACTTCGTCCCAAATGGTCCCGCCGGACACGGTCAACGCGTCTTTGTGCAGCATCCCCGCCTCGCCCAAGCGTTTGATCACGACGGGCAGACCGCCCGCGTGAAAGAATTCTTCCATCAGGTATTTACCGGACGGCATCAGGTTCACAATTGTCGGCACGCCTTTGCCGCAGCGGTCCCAATCATCCAGCGTCAGGTCGATTTCGCAACGACCCGCAAGGGCAAGCATGTGGACCACCGCGTTGGTGGACCCGCCGATTGCGCCGTTGGTGCGGATTGCGTTCTCAAATGCCTCTTTGGTCATGATGTCAGACGGTTTCAGGTCGTCCTTGACCATATCCACGATACGGCGGCCCGTGATGTGGGCCATTACGCGGCGGCGACTATCAACGGCGGGAATCGCGGCGTTGCCGGATAGCGCCATACCAAGCGCTTCAGCCATCGACGCCATTGTGGACGCGGTGCCCATCGTGTTGCACGACCCAGCAGAGCGGGACATTGACGCCTCTGCCGCGACAAATTCTTCGGGTGTCATGTTGCCTGCTGCGACTTCGGCAGAGAAATGGCGGATGTGGGTGCCGGACCCTACGACTTCACCACGGAAATTACCGTTCAACATGGGGCCACCGGACACCATGATCGCCGGAATATCGACGGATGCCGCGCCCATCAGCAAGGCGGGCGTAGTTTTGTCACAACCTGCGAGCAGCACAACGCCGTCGATGGGTTTACCGCGCAAAGATTCTTCGACGTCCATCGCACATAGGTTGCGGAACATCATGGCAGTGGGGCGCAGTGCGACCTCGGACGGGGAAAACACGGGAAATTCGACGGGGAACCCGCCTGCTTCGTACACACCGAATTTCACGCGTTCGGCGAGATCGCGCAGGTGGGCGTTGCAAGGCGTCAGTTCGGACCACGTATTGCAGATACCGATCACCGGACGACCATCCAAAAGATCCGCGGGCAGACCTTGGTTCTTCATCCACGACCGATGGTAAATTGCGTCCTTGCTTGATCCGCCGAACCATTCCTGAGAGCGGAGTTTGCGGGGCCATTCGGCAGGCTGAAAGGTCATGGTTGCCTCGTTTTGATGCTATTGGGTGTTTAGGAATTGATACGCGCTGTTCGCGCCAATCTCAAACGCGAAACAAGGCAAAAAACGACGCAAAACCGCTTTATTTTGCTTGGGTTTGGGCCAGTCTCACTATGTGACACCAACCACCCCATTTTGGGCTGTTTTTGTCCAAATAATGAAACCAAAAACGCTTGATTACGAAGCAATGGCCTGCCAGCGTAGCCCAAACGGAGGACGACATGCGCAACACGGTTGATCATTGGGAAGAACGGGTTGATTTGGCGGCAGCGTTTCGCTGGACGGCCCGATTGAACATGCACGAAGGGGTGGCGAACCATTTCTCGTTGGCGATCAATGACGATGGCACACGGTTTCTGATGAACCCAAATCAGGTGCATTTCAGCCGCGTGAAAGCGTCCGATATGATCGTGGTAGACGCCAATGATCCCGACACGTTGAAAGGGCCCGATGCGCCCGATCCAACCGCATGGGGGTTGCATGGCGGCATTCATCGACTGGTCCCACATGCGCGCTGCGCGATGCATGTGCATTCCACGTTCGCCACGGTGTTGGCGTCGTTGCAAGACAGTCGCCTACCCCCGATTGATCAGAACTGCTGCACCTTCTTCAATCGCTATGTAATCGACGATGGTTATGGCGGCTTGGCGTTTGAGGACGAAGGCGAACGCTGTGCAGCGCAGTTTAGCGATCCGAAGAAAAAGGTCATGATCATGGGCAATCACGGGGTGTTGGTGATCGGCGACACGGTCGCGGATACCTTCAACCGGATGTTCTATTTTGAACGGTCCTGCGAAACCTACATTCGCGCACTGCAAACGGGCCTACCCTTACGCGTGCTGCCCGACGACATCGCCGAAAAAACCGCGCTTGAATTGGAAAGCTATCCTGAGCAAGATCAACGGCATCTGGCCGAACTCAAGGCCATCTTGGATGAAGAAGGGTCGCCCTATGCGAGCTAGCAGCGTGCTTGATGATAAAAAGCAGTGGAAAAGCACGCGACGTTTGGCGCCGAGGGGGTGAAAGGGTTTTTCCCTTTTTCCTGACCTC
The Rhodobacteraceae bacterium S2214 genome window above contains:
- the hydA gene encoding dihydropyrimidinase; amino-acid sequence: MTTKVIKNGTVVTADLTYKADVLIENGTIIEIGPNLSGDEQLDATGCYVMPGGIDPHVHLEMPFMGTYSTDDFESGTRAGLAGGTTMVVDFCLPNQGEGLMDAIKRWDNKSTRANCDYSFHMAVTWWGEQVFNDMETVIKDRGINTFKHFLAYKGALMVNDDELFSSFNRLADLGGIAMVHAENGDVVAELSAKLLAEGNTGPEAHAYSRPTQVEGEATNRAIMIADMAGVPLYVVHTSCEEAHEAIRRAKMQGKRVWGEPLIQHLTLDESEYFNKDWDHAARRVMSPPFRNKQHQDSLWAGLQSGTLSVVATDHCAFSTEQKRFGVGDFTKIPNGTGGLEDRLPMLWTHGVATGRLTMNEFVAVTSTNIAKILNCYPKKGAILVGADADIVVWDPEKSKTITAGSQQSAIDYNVFEGKEVKGLPRFTLTRGHVAIHDGEVRTQEGHGKFVQREANTPVNRALSSWKDLTAPRPVQRSGIPATGV
- a CDS encoding Zn-dependent hydrolase, whose amino-acid sequence is MPAPGENLKVNGSRLWDTLMEMAKIGPGIAGGNNRQTVTDEDSEGRHLFQDWCTAAGCTMGVDTMGNMFARREGTDPDALPVYVGSHLDTQPTGGKYDGVLGVLSGLEVIRTMNDLDIKTKHPIVVTNWTNEEGTRFAPAMLASGVFAGMHTQEWAYEREDAEGKKFGEELARIGWKGDEPVGERKMHAFFELHIEQGPILEAEGKQIGVVTHGQGLSWTQVTITGKESHTGSTPMPMRKNAGLAMARVLEKVEEIALSHAPHAVGAAGHIDVYPNSRNVIPGKAVFTIDFRSPELSVIQDMEARLKTEAQAIVDAMGMSIEFEKVGGFDPVTFDETCVTAVRNAAERLGYSHMNLISGAGHDACWINRMFPTAMVMCPCVDGLSHNEAEEISQEWATAGTDVLFHAVVETAVIVG
- a CDS encoding TetR family transcriptional regulator C-terminal domain-containing protein → MPKSATRIQQKNQAAIMAAGLEVFSQFGFRGSTLDQVADAAGLSKPNLLYYFPSKDAIYSALLSRLLENWLEPLHQMDDNGDPVEEILAYANRKLAMSRDFPRESRLFANEILQGAPRIKDVLAGELRELVEAKATVIEGWIADGKIRPVDPVHLIFSIWSLTQHYADFDVQVRSILGDTDPFVSAESHLDDVFRRLLAV
- a CDS encoding flavodoxin reductase, which translates into the protein MTHKLVLQEITPVTHDTYQLMFGRPKNFTFAPGQAAELAFQKDGIKDEGRPFTMVSQPDESSLSFVIKSYPDHDGVTEHVPDLGIGDIAQADGPFGAIQDHGAGVFLAAGAGVTPFIAILKKHEREGIKGDTLIFANKTDDDIILKETWESLAGVDPIFYISDQEDTAYTKGKVDQAELEKLVTDKTQPFYICGPGGFVDAMRDALKDMGVADDKIITEDGW
- a CDS encoding Rho termination factor; protein product: MTKDHGPSIKDDETYEALREDGASKQKAARIANAQASDDQNPSEKGGKAPPYEDWTKDDLYDRAQELEIDGRSDMTKDELIDALRNS
- the preA gene encoding NAD-dependent dihydropyrimidine dehydrogenase subunit PreA, encoding MADLTTEFLGIKSPNPFWLASAPPTDKEYNVRRAFEAGWGGVVWKTLGSEGPPVVNVNGPRYGVIYGKDRTVLGINNIELITDRDLFTNLEEIKRVKADYPDRVIIASIMVPCEEEAWKAILPLVEDCGADGIELNFGCPHGMAERGMGSAVGQVPEYIEMVTRWCKQYYSKPVIVKLTPNITDIRKPAAAAKRGGADAVSLINTINSITSVDLDAMAPEPTIDGKGTHGGYCGPAVKPIAMSMVSEIARDPETHGLPMSGIGGITTWRDAAEYMALGCGNVQVCTAVMTYGFKIVEEMISGLSQWMDEKGYTNTSDFVGMAVPNVTDWQYLNLNYVAKAQISQDDCIKCGRCYAACEDTSHQAIAMTEDRTFSVIDEECVACNLCVDVCPVENCITMVAMTPGEVDPRTGKVVEKEYANWTTHPNNPSAVAAE
- a CDS encoding NAD(P)-dependent oxidoreductase, which codes for MATPLTPGIAVGRLPADEIAENFKDLHAPYAPHEASVAADRCYFCYDAPCVTACPTSIDIPLFIRQITTGTPEAAAQTIFDQNILGGMCARVCPTEDLCEQACVREAAEGKPVEIGRLQRYATDTLMDKNSHPYERAAPTGKRVAVLGAGPAGLACAHRLAMLGHEVNLLDSKGKAGGLNEFGIAAYKSTDNFAAKEVEWLMGIGGITFHKGQILGESFQLDELVANHDAVFLGVGLGGVNALGVPGDDQDQVFDAVRFIAHLRQSDDLSQLPVGRNVVVIGGGMTAIDAAVQSKLLGAMNVTVAYRRGRDAMGASTYEQDLAASKGVNLMFNVQPKALHADDENYVEFIELEYTQDDGSGLKGTGETVKLEADQVFRAIGQTLTTDGGLALDGRKIAVSETGKTSNDKVWAGGDCAAGGDDLTVTAVAEGRDAAMDIHATLMGAA
- a CDS encoding Gfo/Idh/MocA family oxidoreductase; translation: MGTNICLVGIGKIAVDQHVPAINASGDWTLAATVSRAGTVDGVPSYTDFDQMLADRPDIPVISLCLPPVPRFDFAAKAIAAGRHVMLEKPPGATLAEVHALQQMAAEKGVSLFATWHSRAAKAVQPAKAWLADKTITSAHINWKEDVRKWHPNQDWVFEAGGMGVFDPGINALSIITEILPFEMRLKHATLEFPSNRDTPIAAKMQWADNVSGEFDWRQTGPQSWDITVETTAGTAEIKDGGTRFLIDGTEQDTGDVGEYSALYAQMSNLVKSNASDVDLRPMVHVADAFTLGKRTVTDAFEF